A section of the Candidatus Rokuibacteriota bacterium genome encodes:
- the lspA gene encoding signal peptidase II, with protein MRIAAAVGVAVLALDQLTKFVALARLSPGAQVTLVDGFAALTLVMNPGLAFGMFAATPPAWRWLVSLLSLAALSVLAVLAARLLPGGGWPAAVSLGLIFGGAVGNLIDRGRFGAVVDFIDLHWRGYHWPAFNVADSAITVGVGLLAFRFLVSSKSTQA; from the coding sequence GTGAGAATCGCGGCGGCGGTCGGGGTGGCGGTGCTCGCCCTGGACCAGCTCACCAAATTCGTGGCCCTGGCTCGCCTGTCCCCGGGAGCGCAGGTCACGCTGGTGGACGGCTTCGCGGCCCTCACCCTGGTGATGAACCCGGGGCTGGCCTTCGGGATGTTCGCGGCCACGCCTCCGGCGTGGCGCTGGCTCGTGTCGCTGCTCTCGCTCGCGGCCCTCTCGGTCCTCGCTGTTCTCGCCGCCCGGCTCCTCCCCGGTGGTGGCTGGCCCGCGGCCGTGAGCCTCGGCCTCATCTTCGGCGGCGCGGTTGGAAACCTGATCGATCGCGGGCGCTTCGGCGCGGTCGTAGACTTCATCGATCTCCACTGGAGGGGCTATCACTGGCCGGCCTTCAACGTCGCGGACTCGGCCATCACGGTCGGGGTAGGACTCCTGGCGTTTCGTTTTCTCGTCTCTTCCAAATCGACGCAGGCCTGA